From a single Arthrobacter sp. SLBN-112 genomic region:
- a CDS encoding cation diffusion facilitator family transporter, translated as MGHDHSHNHGITATGRHRKRLVAVLGITLSVVVIQIIGAVLSGSLSLLADAGHMLSDAAGVTIALLASWIAGRPASAQRTYGYQRAEVLAALANALILIVISVVIFTEAVRRFGAPPEVQTDIMLFAAILGAVANLVSLVILRTAQDDSLNVRGAYLEVLGDLLGSVAVIIAAAVIMLTGFQAADTIASVLIALMILPRAWSLLRDVVDVLLEASPKGVEVQMIREHILSVAGVTDVHDIHIWTITSGVPVFSAHVVVEDGVLNARGADQLLDKLITCLGSHFDTDHCTFQLEPASHSEHEAHQHA; from the coding sequence ATGGGACACGACCACAGCCACAACCACGGAATCACCGCCACCGGGCGGCACCGGAAACGCCTCGTGGCCGTCCTGGGGATCACGCTTAGCGTGGTGGTCATCCAGATCATCGGGGCTGTACTGTCCGGATCACTCTCGCTGCTCGCAGACGCAGGACATATGCTGTCGGACGCGGCCGGTGTCACCATCGCCCTCCTCGCCTCCTGGATTGCGGGCCGCCCGGCAAGCGCCCAGCGGACGTACGGCTATCAGCGCGCAGAAGTCCTCGCGGCCCTGGCCAATGCACTGATCCTGATCGTGATCTCCGTTGTCATCTTCACCGAAGCGGTCCGCCGGTTCGGTGCGCCGCCGGAAGTGCAGACGGACATCATGCTTTTTGCCGCCATCCTCGGCGCCGTGGCCAACCTGGTGTCGCTCGTCATCCTCCGCACGGCACAGGATGACAGCCTGAACGTCCGCGGCGCCTACCTGGAGGTACTGGGCGACCTCCTTGGTTCAGTGGCCGTCATCATCGCGGCGGCCGTGATCATGCTGACCGGCTTCCAGGCAGCGGACACCATTGCCTCTGTCCTGATCGCGCTGATGATCCTGCCGAGGGCCTGGAGCCTGCTGCGGGATGTGGTGGATGTCCTGCTGGAAGCCAGCCCCAAAGGCGTGGAGGTGCAGATGATCCGTGAGCACATCCTGTCAGTGGCCGGCGTAACGGACGTGCATGACATCCATATCTGGACCATCACCTCCGGCGTCCCCGTGTTCTCCGCCCACGTTGTGGTGGAGGACGGAGTGCTCAACGCCCGGGGCGCCGACCAGTTGCTGGATAAGCTCATCACCTGCCTTGGCTCCCATTTCGATACCGACCACTGCACCTTCCAGCTGGAACCCGCCAGCCACTCCGAGCATGAGGCACACCAGCACGCCTGA
- a CDS encoding PEP/pyruvate-binding domain-containing protein, which translates to MEQPGLPTAGTGTDAGLVLDLRRLNAGMLPLAGGKAANLGELLSAGLPVPEGFCLTTDAYRQAVGVPGSLPPALAGIYAALSDPARAARGDAALTGAAEPPDVAGLAGAARAAIRATPLPPAVSWAVEEAYTALGPDVPVAVRSSATAEDLPFASFAGQQDTYLNVIGVPALLEAVRNCWASLWTDRATAYRASLGIDPAGVALAVVVQRMVNADAAGVMFTANPLTGRRRQIVIDASPGLGEAVVSGAVNPDHFVVDALTGKVLERKLGDKGVEVRPLPGGGTHTRNVSPASSTACLTDTQIAGLARLGLQAEDHFGAPQDTEWAIDRTGSLWLTQSRPITTLYPVPKSNGAAGRIPQGRPAARGTRAYLCFSLAQGLTRPLTPMGLAAVRLIASSVATAAGFPVRDPRGGPSPYAEAGQRIYIDFTTPIRSTVGRRLVPRVFDIMEARTARVMRQLFEDPAFSVTTKRPFGLLRHVAPAAARAKVPGTFLRALFRPAAALRRLDRFTQDFEASLHFGDREGALARLDHAESLLGSRLFPIVPAILPLPALGFAMLGVAGKLLGGNAWGELQPVIRGLPNNVTTEMDLELWHLAKEIREDRESRTALMTGDPNVLAAAFQAGQLPARLDAGLARFLDRYGHRAVGEIDVGLPRWSEEPAHILGILANYLRLEDPALAPDSQFSKAIEDAEAQVDLLVARAAARGRIRGRLVRAALNRARLFAGLRELPKYQLVAGLAEVRRQLLLVGSELAQAGAIERQDDVFFLDFAETRQALSGNALSGTAAANGAPVQDLRALVAGRRQDYAQELRRRHIPRVLLSDGTEPEAVRTGVGISAEGTLAGSPASAGTVTAAARVILDPVGARLEPGEILVAPSTDPGWTPLFLTAGGLVMEMGGANSHGAVVAREYGIPAVVGVADATGLISTGQKITVDGGAGTVVPEQPGPAVQDGGTAGGPYPPAPA; encoded by the coding sequence ATGGAGCAGCCAGGGTTGCCGACAGCCGGCACCGGCACGGACGCCGGGCTGGTCCTTGATCTGCGCCGGCTCAATGCCGGAATGCTGCCCCTGGCAGGCGGCAAGGCGGCCAACCTCGGAGAGCTGTTGTCCGCCGGCTTGCCGGTCCCGGAGGGTTTCTGCCTCACCACCGATGCCTACCGGCAGGCAGTCGGGGTCCCCGGATCCCTGCCTCCCGCGCTGGCCGGGATCTACGCGGCCTTGTCAGACCCGGCGCGGGCCGCACGAGGGGACGCAGCACTGACCGGCGCTGCGGAACCGCCCGACGTAGCCGGGCTGGCTGGAGCGGCACGTGCCGCAATCCGGGCAACTCCTCTTCCACCGGCCGTTTCGTGGGCGGTGGAAGAGGCGTACACGGCCCTCGGCCCTGATGTTCCGGTGGCGGTGAGGTCGTCGGCCACGGCAGAAGACCTGCCATTCGCCAGCTTCGCCGGACAGCAGGACACCTACCTCAACGTCATCGGAGTGCCCGCCCTGCTTGAAGCCGTCCGCAATTGCTGGGCGTCGCTGTGGACGGACCGGGCAACCGCCTACCGGGCAAGCCTCGGGATCGATCCGGCAGGCGTGGCGCTCGCGGTGGTGGTCCAGCGGATGGTGAACGCCGACGCGGCCGGCGTCATGTTCACGGCGAACCCCCTGACCGGCCGCAGGCGGCAGATTGTTATCGATGCCAGTCCCGGCCTGGGTGAGGCCGTTGTCTCAGGCGCCGTCAATCCGGACCACTTCGTGGTGGACGCCCTGACCGGCAAGGTCCTGGAGCGGAAACTGGGCGATAAGGGCGTGGAGGTGCGGCCCTTGCCCGGTGGTGGGACGCACACCCGGAATGTTTCCCCGGCCAGCAGCACTGCCTGCCTGACGGACACACAAATCGCGGGGCTGGCACGCCTCGGCCTGCAGGCCGAGGATCATTTCGGCGCCCCGCAGGACACGGAGTGGGCCATCGACCGTACCGGGAGCCTCTGGCTCACGCAGTCCAGGCCGATCACCACCCTGTACCCGGTCCCTAAGAGCAACGGCGCCGCCGGCAGGATCCCGCAGGGCCGCCCGGCCGCCCGGGGCACCAGGGCCTACCTTTGCTTCAGCCTGGCCCAGGGGCTTACCCGGCCGCTTACGCCCATGGGCCTTGCAGCGGTGCGCCTCATCGCCTCCTCCGTCGCCACAGCTGCCGGCTTCCCTGTTCGTGATCCCCGGGGCGGCCCATCCCCCTATGCGGAAGCCGGGCAGCGGATCTACATCGACTTCACCACTCCCATCCGCAGCACCGTGGGCCGCCGCCTCGTTCCCCGGGTTTTCGACATCATGGAAGCCCGGACCGCAAGGGTCATGCGGCAGCTGTTCGAGGACCCCGCTTTTTCGGTGACCACGAAGAGGCCCTTCGGGCTGCTGCGGCACGTCGCCCCTGCCGCCGCCCGCGCCAAGGTTCCAGGCACCTTCCTCCGGGCGCTGTTCCGGCCAGCGGCAGCCCTCCGGCGGTTGGACCGCTTCACGCAAGACTTCGAGGCGTCCCTGCATTTCGGCGACCGTGAGGGCGCCTTGGCACGCCTTGACCACGCCGAGTCACTCCTGGGCTCACGCCTGTTCCCGATTGTTCCGGCCATTCTTCCCCTTCCCGCACTGGGTTTCGCGATGCTCGGCGTTGCGGGAAAGCTGCTGGGCGGAAATGCCTGGGGTGAACTGCAGCCCGTGATCCGTGGCCTGCCCAACAACGTCACCACCGAAATGGACCTGGAACTGTGGCATCTTGCCAAGGAGATCCGGGAAGACCGTGAATCACGCACCGCGCTGATGACCGGTGACCCCAACGTCCTGGCGGCCGCGTTCCAGGCCGGGCAGCTGCCGGCACGCCTCGACGCCGGCCTGGCCCGGTTCCTGGACAGATACGGCCACCGGGCGGTGGGTGAAATAGACGTCGGCCTGCCGCGATGGTCGGAGGAACCGGCGCATATCCTGGGCATCCTTGCCAACTACCTTCGACTGGAGGACCCCGCCCTGGCGCCCGATTCCCAGTTCAGCAAGGCGATCGAAGACGCGGAAGCGCAGGTGGACCTGCTCGTTGCCCGCGCCGCCGCCCGTGGCCGGATCAGGGGAAGGCTGGTGCGTGCCGCGCTGAACCGGGCACGGCTGTTCGCGGGCCTGCGGGAGCTGCCAAAGTACCAGCTGGTTGCAGGCCTCGCGGAAGTCCGCCGGCAACTGCTGCTGGTGGGCAGTGAGCTGGCGCAGGCAGGCGCCATCGAACGGCAGGACGACGTGTTCTTCCTGGACTTCGCTGAAACCAGGCAGGCGTTGTCCGGGAACGCATTGTCCGGGACCGCTGCGGCCAACGGAGCTCCTGTCCAGGACCTCCGGGCGCTTGTGGCCGGCCGCCGCCAGGATTACGCCCAGGAACTCAGGCGCCGGCACATCCCCCGGGTGCTGCTCTCGGACGGGACCGAACCCGAAGCGGTGCGGACCGGCGTCGGGATTTCAGCTGAAGGAACGCTGGCCGGCAGCCCTGCCTCGGCGGGGACTGTGACTGCAGCGGCACGCGTCATCCTGGATCCCGTTGGAGCCCGCCTTGAGCCCGGCGAAATCCTGGTTGCACCGTCTACGGACCCCGGCTGGACTCCGCTGTTCCTGACCGCGGGAGGGCTGGTGATGGAGATGGGCGGAGCCAATTCGCACGGTGCCGTGGTGGCCAGGGAATACGGGATCCCCGCGGTCGTCGGGGTCGCTGACGCCACCGGACTGATCAGCACCGGCCAAAAAATAACGGTCGACGGCGGTGCGGGCACCGTGGTGCCGGAGCAACCAGGGCCCGCGGTGCAGGACGGGGGCACTGCGGGTGGCCCCTATCCACCTGCACCGGCGTAG
- a CDS encoding metallopeptidase family protein, producing MPASLPPGLPIVPSAPGEPSGFTMSPDEFEAAVQDALNSIPDRLARAMDNVAVFIDDDYVPGLGEDPDTALLGLYEGVPLTERDSWWETGSLPDRITIFREPILEICGSRDDVIHEVAVTVVHEIAHHFGISDDRLHELGWG from the coding sequence ATGCCAGCCAGCCTTCCGCCGGGGCTTCCGATTGTGCCCTCCGCCCCGGGTGAGCCATCCGGGTTCACCATGTCGCCTGACGAGTTCGAGGCCGCCGTCCAGGATGCCCTCAACAGCATTCCGGACCGACTGGCACGGGCGATGGACAACGTAGCCGTGTTCATCGACGACGACTACGTGCCGGGACTGGGCGAAGATCCGGACACGGCGCTGCTGGGACTGTACGAAGGGGTCCCGCTGACAGAGCGTGATTCCTGGTGGGAGACCGGTTCCCTGCCGGACCGGATAACAATCTTCCGCGAACCGATCCTTGAGATCTGCGGGTCCAGGGACGACGTGATCCATGAGGTGGCCGTCACCGTAGTGCACGAGATCGCGCACCACTTCGGCATCTCCGATGACCGGCTGCACGAGCTGGGCTGGGGCTAG
- a CDS encoding ABC transporter ATP-binding protein, which produces MDRRGSVGGTGAGPVNAGLAIETRGLSKHFGRQAAVDRVDLAVPHGTVFGFLGPNGSGKTTTIRMLLGLAAASEGTVNLLGQEMPGKLHDVLPRVGALVEGPAFYPFLSGAANLHRLDAASPHTIPATRRKRVQQALERVGLEHAAGKRVHAYSLGMKQRLGIANALLSPRDLLVLDEPTNGLDPQGTREVRNLVRSLAHEGTTVFVSSHLLAEVDQMCTHAAVMSAGKLVAQGPLAELRQAGSTRLRLVTPDSGAARQVLARLGIVPEPAQAEPGQGEPAQPDGGTILAALPTGAQSPAVLPEDVVAHLVQAGVRVRGFAVERESLEDRFVALTGEGFDVAQ; this is translated from the coding sequence TTGGACCGACGGGGGAGCGTTGGCGGGACGGGGGCCGGCCCGGTGAATGCCGGCCTGGCCATCGAGACCCGGGGACTCAGCAAGCACTTTGGCCGGCAGGCCGCCGTCGACCGGGTGGACCTTGCCGTCCCGCACGGAACCGTCTTCGGCTTCCTGGGGCCCAACGGCTCCGGCAAGACCACCACCATCCGCATGCTGCTCGGCCTGGCTGCCGCTTCCGAGGGAACGGTGAACCTGCTCGGACAGGAGATGCCCGGCAAGCTCCATGACGTGCTGCCGCGCGTGGGCGCGCTGGTGGAAGGCCCCGCGTTCTACCCCTTTCTGTCCGGCGCCGCCAACCTGCACCGGCTCGACGCCGCAAGCCCGCACACCATTCCCGCCACCCGCAGGAAGCGGGTGCAGCAGGCGCTGGAGCGCGTGGGCCTGGAGCACGCCGCCGGGAAGCGGGTGCACGCATACTCCCTTGGCATGAAGCAGCGGCTGGGCATTGCCAACGCGTTGCTCTCGCCACGGGACCTGCTGGTCTTGGATGAGCCCACCAACGGGCTGGACCCGCAAGGTACGCGGGAAGTCCGCAACCTGGTGCGGTCGCTGGCACATGAGGGCACCACCGTTTTTGTATCCAGCCACCTGCTGGCCGAAGTGGACCAGATGTGCACCCACGCTGCAGTCATGAGCGCCGGAAAGCTCGTGGCGCAGGGGCCCCTTGCCGAGCTGCGGCAGGCCGGGAGCACCCGGCTCCGGCTGGTGACGCCAGACTCCGGCGCAGCCCGCCAGGTTCTGGCGCGGCTGGGGATCGTACCGGAACCTGCCCAGGCTGAACCCGGGCAGGGTGAACCGGCGCAGCCGGATGGCGGGACAATTCTCGCGGCGCTGCCAACTGGCGCCCAGTCCCCGGCAGTACTTCCCGAGGACGTCGTGGCGCACCTGGTCCAGGCTGGCGTCCGCGTCCGTGGATTCGCCGTCGAACGTGAAAGCCTCGAGGACCGCTTTGTTGCCCTGACGGGGGAAGGATTCGATGTTGCCCAGTAG
- a CDS encoding LolA family protein, with translation MGSNTLDSSGRLQEKRSQRNSTDSRRVWLRWLPAIAAPLVIAAGALAGSLPAGASNPLPAKTPAQVLELAASHQVHTFSGTVEQSAELGLPELPATGKPSAPAAAGSAASVIELLSGKHTARVYLDGKDNARVQVMDQLAERDIVRHGSDVWFYSSKDNTAAHLTLPEHAQDPSRSDGHHMAAGMPTPAELAQKFLAKIDPTTAVSVGPDVSVAGRAAYNLLIEPRTDATLVGRVAIAVDGENGMPLSVQVTARGADNPAFRSGFTSLSLDAPDQSVFNFTPPPGSKVKELPVPDKSRDAPDMHSPGGMHPDARKDVSVTGTGWETVVGTARGSAAAAESMLQDPLLSQAAVPVPGGRLLSTALLNVLVTDDGRIFAGMVPPERLQAAAAAAQ, from the coding sequence ATGGGCTCCAACACGCTGGATTCCAGCGGACGACTGCAGGAAAAACGGTCACAACGGAACAGCACGGACAGCCGCCGGGTGTGGCTGCGGTGGCTGCCCGCCATCGCTGCCCCGCTGGTGATCGCTGCCGGTGCCCTGGCCGGTTCCCTTCCGGCCGGTGCCAGCAATCCACTGCCGGCCAAGACGCCCGCGCAGGTCCTGGAACTGGCGGCAAGCCACCAGGTGCATACGTTCTCCGGGACAGTGGAACAGTCCGCTGAGTTGGGACTTCCAGAGCTGCCGGCCACCGGCAAGCCATCCGCTCCTGCCGCTGCCGGGAGCGCCGCCTCCGTCATTGAGTTGCTGTCAGGCAAGCACACCGCGCGCGTCTACCTGGACGGCAAGGACAATGCCCGCGTGCAGGTGATGGACCAATTGGCTGAACGGGACATAGTCCGCCACGGCAGCGACGTCTGGTTCTATTCGTCCAAAGACAACACGGCCGCCCACCTGACCCTGCCGGAGCATGCGCAGGACCCGTCGCGTTCCGACGGGCACCACATGGCGGCCGGAATGCCGACGCCGGCAGAGCTCGCGCAAAAATTCCTGGCCAAGATTGACCCCACCACGGCCGTTTCGGTGGGACCGGACGTTTCCGTTGCCGGACGCGCTGCCTACAACCTGCTGATTGAACCGCGAACCGACGCGACCCTGGTGGGCAGGGTGGCCATCGCCGTCGACGGTGAAAACGGCATGCCCCTGTCCGTCCAGGTGACCGCACGCGGGGCGGACAACCCGGCGTTCCGCTCCGGGTTCACCAGCCTCTCGCTGGACGCCCCGGACCAGTCCGTCTTCAACTTCACCCCGCCCCCGGGCAGCAAGGTCAAGGAACTTCCCGTTCCGGACAAGTCCCGTGACGCCCCGGATATGCACAGCCCGGGCGGCATGCATCCAGACGCCAGGAAGGACGTCTCCGTGACCGGTACCGGCTGGGAGACCGTGGTGGGCACGGCGCGTGGGTCCGCTGCGGCAGCCGAATCAATGCTGCAGGACCCGCTGCTGTCCCAGGCCGCCGTCCCCGTCCCTGGCGGCCGGCTGCTCTCCACCGCCCTGCTCAACGTCCTGGTCACGGACGACGGACGGATCTTCGCCGGAATGGTGCCGCCGGAGAGGCTGCAGGCCGCAGCAGCAGCGGCCCAGTAA
- a CDS encoding ABC transporter permease, which produces MLPSSVPADIPKAAGAALPAATPRSSGLSLLASELKVLFGRRRTWALLLALAAIPVLIAVAVKVSSAVPPGRGPAFLDRITQNGLFVAFTAMLVSVPLFMPLTVGVVAGDTIAGEASLGTLRYLLVAPAGRVRLLLVKYAGALAFCIAAPLTVGLAGAAIGAALFPVGPVTLLSGGVVQPSEAALRIVLIAAYLAVSLAGLSAIGLFLSTLTVVPVGAMAATVVVSVMSQVADQLPQLEWLHPWLFSHYWLGFGDMLRQPLVWDSFASNALLQAGYVAVFGALAYGRFVTKDILS; this is translated from the coding sequence ATGTTGCCCAGTAGTGTGCCCGCGGATATTCCGAAGGCTGCCGGAGCTGCCCTCCCGGCAGCAACGCCACGCAGTTCGGGATTGTCCCTCCTGGCGTCGGAACTCAAGGTCCTGTTCGGTCGGCGGCGGACATGGGCGCTGCTCCTGGCGCTCGCCGCCATCCCGGTCCTGATTGCCGTTGCGGTGAAGGTCTCGTCCGCGGTTCCGCCCGGGCGGGGACCCGCCTTCCTTGACCGGATTACCCAGAACGGCCTGTTCGTGGCCTTCACCGCCATGCTGGTTTCCGTGCCGTTGTTCATGCCGCTCACGGTAGGTGTGGTTGCGGGCGACACGATCGCCGGGGAGGCAAGCCTGGGAACCCTGCGGTACCTCCTGGTGGCGCCGGCCGGTCGGGTCCGGCTCCTCCTGGTCAAATACGCCGGCGCGCTGGCCTTCTGCATCGCGGCTCCCTTGACCGTTGGCCTTGCGGGCGCGGCTATCGGCGCGGCGCTCTTCCCGGTAGGTCCCGTGACGCTGCTTTCCGGCGGGGTGGTCCAGCCCTCCGAAGCCGCCCTGCGCATAGTGCTGATCGCCGCGTACCTGGCTGTCTCGCTCGCTGGACTTTCCGCAATCGGGCTGTTCCTGTCCACCCTCACCGTGGTGCCGGTGGGAGCGATGGCCGCCACGGTGGTGGTTTCGGTGATGTCCCAGGTCGCGGACCAGCTGCCGCAGCTGGAGTGGCTGCATCCGTGGCTCTTCAGCCACTACTGGCTTGGTTTCGGCGACATGCTGCGCCAGCCCCTGGTGTGGGATTCCTTTGCCAGCAACGCCCTCCTGCAGGCTGGCTATGTGGCGGTGTTCGGGGCGCTCGCCTACGGCCGGTTCGTCACCAAGGACATTTTGAGCTGA
- a CDS encoding C40 family peptidase — MALSGSGRRTAVLCAAVVLFASVATPAAAVPAPSAPLAVSASPDIPSPEDIAAAKASEAATADQVRAIERILADASTAQQAAFAVAMQANNSYSEALVELQQRTEAASVASAKASSAREQQDKARKQMGQLAGDLYRNGGLNPTLGTLASGGESLRQAATLEALSASRSRAFEAADAAATAYRSLTAAAEDATKAADEAAKTAEQRKSQAEQANAAQAKAVADAKAQRTILVDQLAQLRNTTVALESARVDALEKQREEARLAALSAAADKAAQEKAAQEKAARDNAARNQAAQNQASRDQAAQNQAGSRNSGGQEAAPAAPAPVAPAPAPAAPAPVAPASAAPAPAAPAPAPAPAAPAPAPAPAPVPAPAPAPAPSTGSGTYEAAISVALGKVGAPYFYQWGGTGAYGFDCSGLVQNAFAAAGKYLPRTASQQYAAAPVHVPLSQARRGDLLVWGSAPNFYHVAIYLGNGQVVQALNPQEGITVSSISSMVGMDLYPYAARY, encoded by the coding sequence ATGGCTTTATCCGGATCCGGCCGCAGGACAGCCGTGCTATGCGCCGCCGTCGTCCTTTTTGCATCCGTGGCAACACCGGCAGCCGCAGTACCGGCGCCATCTGCCCCGCTGGCCGTCTCCGCCTCGCCTGACATCCCATCGCCGGAGGACATCGCTGCAGCAAAGGCCAGCGAGGCCGCGACGGCGGACCAAGTCAGGGCGATCGAGCGCATCCTTGCCGACGCGTCAACCGCCCAGCAGGCAGCGTTCGCCGTGGCCATGCAGGCCAACAACTCGTACAGCGAGGCGCTGGTTGAGCTGCAGCAAAGGACGGAAGCGGCATCCGTTGCCTCTGCCAAGGCCTCGTCCGCCCGGGAACAGCAGGACAAGGCCCGGAAGCAGATGGGGCAGCTCGCCGGGGACCTGTACCGCAACGGCGGCCTGAACCCCACTCTCGGGACCCTTGCCAGCGGTGGGGAAAGCCTCCGGCAGGCAGCAACGCTGGAGGCCCTTTCAGCCAGCCGCAGCCGGGCCTTTGAAGCCGCGGACGCCGCGGCCACCGCTTACCGTTCCCTCACGGCAGCTGCCGAAGACGCCACCAAAGCCGCAGACGAGGCAGCGAAGACCGCTGAACAACGCAAGTCGCAGGCGGAACAGGCCAACGCCGCGCAGGCCAAGGCCGTGGCCGACGCGAAAGCGCAGCGGACCATCCTGGTGGACCAGCTGGCACAGCTCCGCAACACCACAGTGGCACTCGAATCGGCGCGCGTTGATGCACTGGAGAAGCAGCGCGAGGAGGCACGCCTGGCTGCCCTGTCCGCCGCCGCGGACAAGGCAGCACAGGAAAAGGCCGCACAGGAAAAGGCGGCGCGGGATAACGCTGCCCGGAACCAGGCAGCCCAAAACCAGGCAAGCCGGGACCAGGCCGCGCAGAACCAGGCAGGGAGCCGGAACAGCGGCGGACAGGAAGCGGCACCTGCTGCTCCGGCACCCGTTGCTCCCGCCCCCGCACCGGCTGCACCTGCACCGGTTGCCCCGGCATCGGCTGCTCCTGCACCGGCCGCCCCGGCCCCGGCCCCGGCACCAGCGGCTCCTGCACCTGCACCTGCACCCGCGCCCGTCCCCGCCCCCGCGCCTGCACCCGCCCCGTCCACCGGATCCGGCACCTACGAGGCAGCCATCTCCGTCGCGTTGGGAAAGGTGGGCGCCCCGTACTTTTACCAGTGGGGCGGTACCGGCGCCTACGGCTTTGACTGCTCCGGGCTGGTGCAGAACGCCTTCGCCGCAGCCGGCAAGTACCTCCCGCGCACGGCTTCACAGCAATACGCCGCCGCCCCGGTCCACGTTCCCCTTTCGCAGGCGCGCCGCGGCGACCTGCTCGTGTGGGGTTCTGCGCCGAATTTCTACCACGTGGCCATCTACCTGGGGAACGGCCAGGTGGTGCAGGCACTCAACCCGCAGGAGGGAATTACTGTTTCCAGCATCAGCTCCATGGTGGGAATGGACCTCTACCCCTATGCGGCCCGCTACTGA
- a CDS encoding universal stress protein produces MGSRELHPDPARDGGGASGAPHGIVVGVDGSDHGQCALVWAAREAQRRRRPLHIVTAYSVPIFAASGLDGGYATVDDSVIREGAEAIAKQATEKVSAYDIDVSSSVENGDAAGVLLEISETAELLVVGTRGRGGFVGRLLGSVSSALPAHAKCPTVTVPLFCSDRLGESTEDRRVKAEQAKSGHRPVENVVVVGVDGSEQARVAVLEAADQAERLGASLRVICAVPQYSGSLAWVPAPMDRKALFDDIRVTLEAGMAWLRSHYPHLQAGYELKDGSPVDVLVEESRHVELVVVGTRGRGGFTGMLLGSTSDGVLHHAKGPVMVVPDREDPRLADRARFGPILGDAA; encoded by the coding sequence ATGGGCTCACGAGAGTTGCACCCGGACCCGGCCCGGGACGGAGGTGGTGCGTCCGGCGCTCCGCACGGCATCGTGGTGGGCGTCGACGGTTCGGACCATGGCCAGTGCGCCTTGGTGTGGGCCGCACGGGAAGCCCAGCGCCGGCGTCGTCCGCTCCATATCGTCACCGCCTATTCCGTGCCGATCTTCGCCGCCTCCGGACTGGACGGAGGCTACGCCACGGTGGACGATTCCGTCATCCGTGAGGGTGCCGAAGCCATCGCCAAGCAGGCCACGGAGAAGGTTTCCGCCTACGACATCGACGTCAGTTCCTCGGTGGAAAACGGCGACGCCGCAGGAGTGCTGCTCGAAATCTCCGAAACCGCGGAACTCCTGGTGGTGGGCACCCGCGGCCGCGGCGGCTTCGTGGGCCGCCTCCTGGGATCGGTCAGCAGCGCCCTGCCTGCCCATGCAAAATGCCCCACGGTGACGGTCCCGTTGTTCTGCTCCGACCGGCTCGGCGAAAGCACGGAGGACCGCCGCGTCAAGGCAGAGCAGGCCAAGTCCGGGCACAGGCCGGTGGAGAACGTGGTGGTGGTGGGCGTCGATGGCTCCGAGCAGGCACGCGTGGCTGTCCTCGAAGCAGCCGACCAAGCCGAACGGCTCGGTGCCTCGCTCCGCGTGATCTGCGCCGTCCCCCAGTACAGCGGTTCCCTGGCGTGGGTTCCCGCACCCATGGACCGGAAGGCGTTGTTTGACGATATCCGGGTCACCCTGGAAGCCGGCATGGCGTGGCTCCGCAGCCACTACCCGCACCTGCAGGCCGGCTACGAACTCAAGGACGGTTCGCCGGTGGACGTGCTCGTGGAGGAAAGCCGGCACGTGGAGCTGGTGGTGGTGGGTACCCGCGGCCGCGGCGGCTTCACCGGAATGCTCCTGGGCTCAACATCGGACGGTGTGCTCCACCACGCCAAGGGACCGGTCATGGTGGTCCCGGACCGGGAGGACCCCCGCCTGGCGGACCGTGCGCGGTTCGGTCCCATCCTTGGCGACGCCGCCTAG
- a CDS encoding NAD(P)-binding protein produces MPGDAGTEQTTTVIIGTGLSGLAVAAELRRHGVDSIVVDGLDILGAGQPANTSSLQRCDAADSDTLRERNEILRHLRNYAASHSVDVRNTTRAVQLTMLEGPAHDSAPQWQVHTPTGILVANHIVLTRCAHSQLRRMLSDFGIAVGRNVAAAMRAIGIYLVGVGELITPSPKEVLRQAKTVGQAISAKVNPDSGPSSGGAFPATGSFAVLTC; encoded by the coding sequence ATGCCCGGGGATGCCGGGACCGAACAGACCACCACTGTGATCATTGGCACCGGCCTGTCCGGTCTGGCCGTGGCAGCAGAGCTGCGCCGCCACGGCGTGGACTCCATCGTGGTGGACGGACTGGACATCCTCGGCGCCGGCCAGCCCGCTAACACCTCCTCACTGCAGCGCTGCGATGCGGCGGACAGCGACACGCTCCGGGAGCGCAACGAGATTCTGCGCCACCTGCGCAATTACGCGGCAAGCCACAGCGTGGATGTGCGGAACACCACCCGGGCGGTCCAGCTGACCATGCTGGAAGGCCCCGCCCATGACTCCGCTCCGCAGTGGCAGGTGCACACTCCCACCGGCATCCTGGTGGCCAACCACATCGTCCTGACCAGGTGCGCCCACAGCCAGCTGCGGCGCATGCTCAGTGACTTCGGGATTGCCGTTGGCCGGAACGTGGCAGCGGCCATGCGTGCCATCGGCATCTACCTGGTGGGTGTGGGCGAGCTGATTACGCCGTCCCCCAAGGAGGTCCTGCGCCAGGCCAAGACGGTTGGCCAGGCCATCTCCGCCAAGGTCAATCCGGACAGCGGCCCTTCATCCGGCGGCGCCTTCCCGGCAACGGGAAGCTTTGCGGTGCTGACCTGCTGA